In Arthrobacter citreus, a genomic segment contains:
- the priA gene encoding bifunctional 1-(5-phosphoribosyl)-5-((5-phosphoribosylamino)methylideneamino)imidazole-4-carboxamide isomerase/phosphoribosylanthranilate isomerase PriA, translating to MSLVETPILELLPAVDVADGQAVRLVQGEAGSETSYGDPLDAAMAWQNDGAAWVHLVDLDAAFGRGSNLPLLKRVVDQLDIKVELSGGIRDDASLDMALELGASRVNLGTAALENPEWTASAIARYGEAIAVGLDVRGTTLAARGWTKEGGDLWEVLARLEDAGCPRYVVTDVTKDGTLRGPNLELLREVLTRTNRPVVASGGISSLDDLAALRELVPLGLEGTIVGKALYAGAFTLPQAFDIAGHPER from the coding sequence ATGTCACTTGTAGAAACGCCCATCCTTGAACTGCTGCCCGCCGTGGACGTCGCGGACGGCCAGGCGGTCCGCCTGGTCCAGGGTGAGGCCGGCAGCGAAACCAGCTACGGCGACCCGCTCGACGCCGCCATGGCCTGGCAGAACGACGGCGCCGCCTGGGTTCACCTGGTGGACCTGGACGCAGCCTTTGGCCGCGGATCCAACCTTCCGCTGCTCAAGCGCGTGGTGGACCAGCTGGACATCAAGGTGGAGCTGTCCGGCGGAATCCGCGACGACGCTTCCCTGGACATGGCTCTGGAACTGGGGGCCAGCCGGGTGAACCTGGGCACTGCAGCCCTGGAAAATCCGGAATGGACCGCCAGCGCCATTGCCCGCTACGGCGAGGCCATCGCCGTCGGGCTGGACGTACGCGGCACCACCCTGGCAGCGCGCGGCTGGACCAAGGAGGGCGGAGACCTCTGGGAGGTCCTGGCACGCCTGGAAGATGCCGGCTGCCCGCGCTACGTGGTCACCGACGTCACCAAGGACGGAACCCTGCGCGGCCCCAACCTGGAACTGCTGCGGGAGGTCCTGACCCGGACCAACCGGCCCGTAGTGGCCTCCGGCGGCATCTCCTCCCTGGATGACCTGGCCGCCCTGCGCGAACTCGTGCCGCTCGGCCTGGAAGGCACGATCGTGGGCAAGGCACTTTACGCCGGAGCCTTCACCCTGCCGCAGGCCTTCGACATCGCCGGGCACCCGGAGCGCTAG
- a CDS encoding SseB family protein — translation MAERNLPGHIAAALAGAGGPADSAGQSWSGRDLSGEGNPLHNFDADDGGPDAGYLAALAALEAGTGSEAEVVASLATARVFVPIVATLGAEEQSEHGLTADKEADMALVTLTAPDGRKALPVFTSVPALQQWHPKARPVAVYAARASLSAVSEEAQLLVVDPGADVTFVVRRPAMWALAQQRTWTPSYADEEVARAVSAAVDVEPAVTGVQLAPGPGTVTQSARGTVVAGGGAGPELRMVLHLAPGLDAQAVQGIAGMLQQRLAADPLFVERVDSLELKITR, via the coding sequence ATGGCTGAGCGCAACCTCCCAGGCCACATCGCGGCCGCCCTCGCCGGGGCCGGCGGCCCCGCTGATTCAGCGGGGCAGTCCTGGTCCGGCCGGGATCTGTCCGGCGAGGGCAACCCGCTGCATAATTTCGACGCCGACGACGGCGGACCCGACGCCGGCTACCTCGCCGCCCTGGCGGCGCTGGAAGCGGGGACCGGCTCGGAAGCAGAGGTGGTGGCATCGCTGGCGACCGCACGCGTGTTTGTGCCCATTGTGGCCACCCTGGGCGCCGAGGAACAGTCCGAGCACGGACTCACCGCGGACAAGGAAGCCGACATGGCGTTGGTCACCCTGACGGCTCCGGACGGCCGGAAGGCGCTGCCGGTCTTTACCTCGGTGCCGGCCCTGCAGCAGTGGCACCCGAAGGCCCGCCCGGTGGCTGTCTACGCCGCCCGTGCCTCCCTCTCCGCCGTCTCCGAGGAAGCGCAGCTGCTGGTGGTGGACCCGGGGGCGGACGTCACTTTTGTCGTACGCCGCCCGGCCATGTGGGCACTGGCCCAGCAACGAACCTGGACGCCGTCCTACGCCGACGAAGAAGTGGCCCGCGCGGTGTCCGCAGCCGTCGACGTCGAACCGGCAGTGACCGGGGTGCAGCTGGCTCCCGGACCGGGAACGGTGACACAATCGGCCCGCGGGACGGTGGTGGCCGGGGGAGGCGCCGGACCTGAGCTTAGAATGGTTCTTCACCTGGCACCGGGACTGGATGCGCAGGCGGTGCAGGGCATCGCCGGAATGCTGCAGCAACGGCTCGCTGCCGATCCGTTATTCGTTGAGCGCGTGGATTCCCTGGAACTCAAAATCACGCGCTGA